In the genome of Phycisphaerae bacterium, one region contains:
- a CDS encoding ABC transporter transmembrane domain-containing protein, whose translation MALGGPSATRGRDAAKGASPFHFLRVLRFARPYFAMLAVGVGCIAMVAVTYSVNIAALLPAVQLIADRQGVPAWVNQSIAERRLDLVLTTDDAQSSIRVAKVKPASSIKGHIKRNDEIEAVDGKVLPPDAIFRDLAYSPDGREVALRVRRAGEPAPLEFRAVPEDISRQDRWFRWGASWLPQETGADARMLTLQLILVGVLSIGIIGAICRFFGEYLIAVVAARTVLNIRKRMYQRVLSLPVSYFATQGGVSDTISRFVADSQDVYRGLNFIFVKSLREPLKAMFVFFVALAIDWRITLITVVSAPLAALLIRRLGKMIRKANRRLLQNYGRMLSTLESAVNGIRVVKGYTMEAYERVRLHTVDREMLRQQLKIERIDALSSPVFETIGQFIAAGAILYFAQQMFDGLMEFSKFATLAACMAAMFDPIRKLSSFYNRVQSANAAMDRVFEIIDLPDETTGSRAGETMPPFAEKIEFRGIRFTYPHGERPALDGINLTLRRGERVAIVGPNGSGKTTLMSLLLRFFEPDEGTILIDGRPIRDYSIPSLRRQMSLLTQDTVIFADTLAANIAYGDDRLLRQLILKRRHPERKYDLAEGQERIRAAAQSAFADEFIREKPQGYDTDVGEHGVTLSGGQKQRIAIARAILRNAPIFIFDEATSQIDSDSEHKIHEAVERFLEGRTALIIAHRFSTILQADRIVVMDRGRIVDVGRHDELIERCGLYQTLYGTQILDDSRSAATTAAAPVVADASP comes from the coding sequence ATGGCATTAGGCGGCCCATCTGCAACGCGAGGACGTGACGCGGCCAAAGGCGCATCCCCCTTTCACTTTCTGCGCGTCCTGCGTTTTGCTCGTCCCTATTTCGCAATGCTGGCCGTCGGCGTCGGTTGCATCGCCATGGTCGCGGTCACCTATTCCGTCAATATCGCGGCCCTCCTGCCCGCCGTGCAGCTCATCGCCGACCGACAGGGTGTGCCCGCCTGGGTCAATCAAAGCATCGCGGAGCGCCGGCTGGACCTGGTCCTCACAACCGATGACGCCCAGTCGAGCATTCGGGTGGCGAAGGTCAAGCCCGCATCGAGCATCAAGGGACACATCAAGCGAAACGACGAGATTGAGGCCGTTGATGGTAAGGTGCTTCCGCCCGACGCGATCTTTCGGGATTTAGCCTATAGCCCGGACGGTCGCGAAGTCGCGCTGCGCGTTCGCCGCGCGGGCGAACCCGCCCCTCTCGAATTTCGCGCGGTACCGGAGGATATATCCAGGCAGGACCGCTGGTTTCGGTGGGGCGCATCCTGGCTGCCGCAGGAAACCGGCGCCGACGCTCGGATGCTGACGCTCCAACTCATCCTTGTCGGCGTGCTGTCCATCGGGATCATCGGGGCGATATGCCGTTTCTTCGGCGAGTATCTGATCGCCGTCGTTGCCGCGCGAACGGTCCTGAACATCCGCAAGCGGATGTACCAGCGCGTCTTGAGCCTGCCGGTCTCCTACTTCGCGACCCAAGGGGGCGTCAGCGACACCATCAGCCGGTTTGTCGCGGACAGCCAGGACGTCTATCGCGGCCTCAACTTCATCTTCGTCAAATCCCTGCGCGAGCCGCTGAAGGCGATGTTCGTCTTCTTTGTCGCCCTGGCCATCGACTGGCGGATCACGTTGATCACCGTCGTGTCGGCGCCGCTCGCCGCCCTGCTCATACGCAGGCTGGGCAAGATGATCCGCAAGGCCAACCGGCGGCTGCTTCAAAATTACGGCCGCATGCTTTCCACGCTCGAAAGCGCCGTCAACGGCATCCGCGTCGTCAAGGGTTACACGATGGAGGCGTATGAGCGCGTCCGTCTGCACACGGTTGACCGCGAGATGCTTCGCCAGCAGCTTAAGATCGAACGCATCGACGCTTTGTCCAGCCCGGTCTTTGAGACCATTGGCCAATTCATCGCCGCCGGGGCGATTCTCTATTTTGCCCAGCAAATGTTCGACGGCCTGATGGAATTCTCCAAGTTCGCCACGCTGGCCGCCTGCATGGCCGCCATGTTCGACCCGATCCGCAAACTCTCGTCCTTCTACAATCGGGTGCAGAGCGCCAATGCGGCCATGGACCGCGTCTTTGAAATCATCGATCTGCCGGATGAAACGACCGGCTCGCGGGCCGGCGAGACCATGCCGCCGTTTGCCGAAAAGATCGAGTTCCGCGGCATCCGCTTCACCTACCCGCATGGCGAACGGCCGGCGCTCGACGGCATCAACCTGACCCTCCGCCGCGGCGAGCGCGTCGCCATCGTCGGTCCCAACGGCTCCGGCAAAACGACGCTGATGTCACTGCTGCTGCGCTTCTTCGAGCCGGATGAGGGCACGATCCTGATCGACGGCCGCCCGATCCGCGACTATTCGATCCCCTCGCTGCGGCGACAGATGAGCCTCCTCACGCAGGACACGGTCATCTTCGCGGACACGCTGGCCGCGAACATCGCATATGGCGACGACCGATTGCTGCGACAATTGATTCTAAAGCGGCGCCACCCCGAGCGAAAATACGACCTGGCCGAGGGACAGGAGCGCATCCGCGCCGCGGCCCAGTCCGCCTTCGCCGACGAATTCATCCGCGAGAAACCTCAGGGCTACGACACCGACGTCGGCGAGCACGGCGTGACGCTCTCGGGCGGTCAAAAGCAGCGCATCGCCATCGCCCGGGCCATCCTCCGCAACGCCCCGATCTTCATCTTCGACGAGGCCACCAGCCAGATCGACAGCGACAGCGAGCACAAGATTCATGAGGCGGTCGAGCGCTTCCTGGAAGGCCGCACCGCGCTCATCATCGCGCACCGTTTCTCGACGATCCTCCAGGCCGATCGGATCGTGGTGATGGATCGCGGGCGGATTGTGGACGTCGGCCGCCACGACGAGTTGATCGAACGCTGCGGGTTGTACCAGACGTTGTACGGAACGCAGATTCTTGACGACTCGCGGTCAGCCGCAACCACCGCTGCCGCTCCGGTCGTCGCCGACGCGTCGCCCTAA
- a CDS encoding DUF4286 family protein translates to MAPRILYEVTTILRDEGVAQRWVRWILDEHIADVVRAGAASGRLLHIDDAPHTYVVQYEFASRDSLNTYLSSHAPRLRAEGALRFDASEAAYHRRTATIIER, encoded by the coding sequence ATGGCTCCGCGCATTTTGTATGAGGTCACAACGATCCTCCGGGACGAGGGCGTCGCGCAGCGCTGGGTGCGCTGGATCCTCGACGAACACATCGCCGATGTCGTCCGGGCCGGCGCGGCGAGCGGAAGACTCCTGCACATCGACGATGCGCCGCATACCTACGTCGTGCAATACGAATTCGCCTCGCGTGACAGCCTGAACACCTATCTTTCCAGCCACGCACCGCGGCTCCGCGCCGAGGGTGCGCTGCGCTTCGACGCAAGCGAAGCCGCCTACCATCGCCGTACTGCTACGATCATTGAGCGGTAG
- a CDS encoding outer membrane lipoprotein-sorting protein, producing MNYFTAVVAAIACFAPPTTQDSDDLRRIEKQLLEMVPRFKTFSATLTLKIDFSGVQSWDRSDGRGTVEYLIQGDKIVSRVEITSESTASIGASESTTRDVHTMYGDGKYTFDVGETNGTKMAFKLDTDPIQVAVPSKEMFDKWRKDFETKILPDENLDGKEVWVLEARPKDPEKTPAARMLTYFRKDIPLMVKTVSYDKYDRPFQWTTLTEIKVDPKIDPERFVFKRPPDFEYYDVTTEK from the coding sequence ATGAACTACTTCACCGCTGTAGTCGCCGCGATTGCTTGTTTTGCGCCTCCCACCACGCAGGACAGCGATGATCTGCGCAGAATTGAAAAACAACTCCTGGAGATGGTTCCCCGGTTCAAGACGTTTTCGGCCACTCTCACGTTGAAAATCGATTTCTCCGGTGTGCAATCGTGGGATCGCAGCGATGGCCGGGGAACCGTCGAGTATCTCATTCAGGGCGACAAGATCGTGTCGCGCGTAGAAATCACCAGCGAAAGCACCGCCTCCATCGGCGCGTCGGAATCCACGACTCGCGATGTCCACACGATGTACGGAGACGGAAAATACACCTTCGATGTCGGCGAGACCAATGGCACAAAGATGGCGTTCAAGTTGGATACCGACCCCATACAGGTGGCGGTCCCCAGCAAGGAGATGTTTGACAAGTGGAGGAAGGACTTCGAAACGAAAATCCTCCCCGACGAAAATCTCGATGGCAAGGAGGTCTGGGTGCTGGAGGCGCGACCGAAAGACCCCGAAAAAACGCCTGCCGCGCGCATGCTTACTTATTTCCGCAAGGACATCCCCTTGATGGTCAAGACAGTCAGCTACGACAAGTACGACCGGCCCTTTCAGTGGACGACGCTGACCGAGATAAAGGTGGATCCCAAGATCGATCCCGAGCGTTTTGTGTTCAAACGACCGCCGGACTTCGAGTATTATGATGTAACCACGGAGAAATAG
- a CDS encoding S8 family serine peptidase, which translates to MSKSISPIVTGLIGLFLSATMTWGAGPAAEPLDPTALHLRTGKVRLEAPTSLHVKATAAPLATAGYYVVQLDGALTPQRVARLGDAGVTLGTYLPANSYIVRLPAGFDVKAKIGSIDFVRWIGPFDKSWKLEPTIGQFPVTTPERLALKNQEIVKLTVVLFDGEDVQAAANAIATLPGAVIADATTSGDAGAIELTIPQEVVPQLGDMPAVQWVEEAGEPALRNDTNKWILQSNVSAQTPVWDRGLHGENQVAGHIDGGSTTGLNFDHCAFRDPAVATPGPTHRKVVAYFGTTGDDTHATHTGGTFYGDPVPAGGAATYRGIAYAAKVAFTNYGSAGSVYNKFLQNHNAGARVHSNSWGTDGTTAYTSVCRDVDKFSFDIEDDLVLFAVTNQGGVVYTPENAKNCLAVNRGSDTPSQGSACGSISAGPTADGRRKPEIMAPGCSTVSSSTTGATCTFSGSGWTGTSMACPAVAGCGLLVRQYYTEGFYPTGAAVPEDAFTPSGALIKATLLNSSTDMTGIAGFPSNSEGWGRVLLDNTLFFTGDARKLVVLDDIRNANGLTTGQSSEAYNVNVVSNSQALKITLVWTEKEAALNANPAYINNLNLEVTAPGAVLYRGNVFSGGQSTSGGVADAVNNVEQVLLNTPAVGSYTVQVNAPTVNTVGPQGFALVVSGDVSTSLPTPTVISILPNSGAAETVVAISELLGTNFQLSGTTTVKLRKIGQPDIVATGVVVVNSTKINCSFDLTGVAEIGAWDVEVTNPDLQVATLADGFTVTVSCLKADVNHDGLLDARDINRFTEILVEGEEVALAIAIEKCAGDVEGTPDNQIDEDDIPNFVDCLLLEGCP; encoded by the coding sequence GTGTCGAAATCCATATCTCCCATAGTAACAGGGCTCATTGGACTATTCTTGTCGGCGACCATGACGTGGGGGGCGGGACCGGCCGCCGAGCCGCTCGATCCCACGGCGTTGCACCTGCGAACCGGCAAGGTTCGGTTGGAAGCTCCCACCTCGCTGCACGTTAAGGCGACGGCGGCACCGCTCGCCACGGCAGGTTATTACGTCGTTCAACTCGACGGTGCACTGACACCGCAGCGGGTGGCCCGATTGGGCGACGCCGGCGTCACCCTGGGCACGTACCTCCCTGCAAACTCTTACATCGTCCGTCTGCCGGCGGGATTCGATGTCAAGGCGAAAATCGGCAGCATCGATTTTGTCCGATGGATCGGCCCGTTCGACAAGTCGTGGAAACTCGAACCGACGATTGGTCAGTTTCCGGTGACGACGCCCGAACGACTCGCCTTGAAAAACCAGGAAATCGTCAAACTCACCGTGGTTTTGTTCGACGGTGAGGATGTTCAGGCCGCGGCCAACGCTATCGCGACGCTGCCCGGCGCGGTCATCGCCGACGCCACGACTTCCGGTGACGCCGGGGCGATCGAACTGACGATTCCGCAAGAAGTCGTTCCTCAACTCGGCGACATGCCGGCGGTTCAGTGGGTGGAGGAGGCGGGCGAGCCGGCGCTTCGCAACGACACGAACAAATGGATCTTGCAGAGCAATGTGAGCGCCCAGACGCCCGTCTGGGACCGCGGATTGCACGGTGAGAATCAGGTAGCCGGTCACATCGACGGCGGCAGCACCACCGGATTAAACTTTGATCACTGCGCGTTCCGCGATCCCGCAGTGGCCACCCCCGGACCCACGCATCGAAAGGTCGTCGCCTATTTCGGGACGACCGGCGACGACACGCACGCGACTCACACCGGGGGCACTTTTTACGGCGACCCGGTTCCTGCCGGTGGGGCGGCCACTTATCGCGGAATCGCTTACGCGGCCAAAGTCGCCTTTACCAATTATGGCAGTGCGGGAAGCGTCTATAACAAATTCCTCCAAAACCACAATGCCGGGGCTCGCGTCCACAGCAATAGTTGGGGGACCGACGGGACGACCGCGTACACATCGGTGTGCCGCGACGTGGACAAGTTTAGCTTCGACATTGAAGATGACTTAGTTCTTTTCGCCGTGACCAACCAAGGAGGCGTGGTTTATACCCCGGAGAATGCCAAGAACTGTCTGGCCGTGAACCGCGGTTCTGACACTCCCAGCCAAGGGAGCGCCTGTGGTTCGATTTCAGCCGGTCCCACCGCCGACGGCCGCCGAAAGCCGGAGATTATGGCTCCGGGATGCAGTACGGTTTCTTCCTCCACGACCGGGGCAACATGTACCTTCAGCGGAAGCGGTTGGACGGGTACGTCGATGGCCTGCCCCGCCGTCGCAGGCTGCGGCCTCCTCGTTCGTCAATACTATACGGAGGGGTTTTATCCGACAGGCGCGGCGGTGCCCGAGGACGCATTTACGCCCTCCGGCGCGCTCATCAAGGCCACGCTTCTCAATTCCTCGACGGACATGACGGGAATCGCCGGGTTTCCCTCGAATAGCGAGGGCTGGGGTCGCGTCCTGCTGGACAATACGTTGTTCTTCACCGGTGATGCGAGAAAGTTGGTTGTTTTGGACGACATTCGAAACGCCAACGGCCTCACCACGGGTCAATCCTCTGAGGCCTACAACGTCAACGTCGTCAGTAACTCTCAGGCCCTGAAAATTACGCTGGTCTGGACCGAAAAAGAGGCGGCGTTAAACGCCAACCCCGCCTATATCAACAATCTCAACCTGGAAGTTACCGCCCCCGGTGCCGTGCTGTATCGCGGCAACGTCTTTTCCGGCGGGCAGTCTACCTCCGGTGGTGTGGCCGACGCCGTTAACAACGTCGAGCAGGTGTTGCTCAATACGCCCGCCGTCGGCTCGTACACCGTCCAGGTGAATGCCCCCACCGTCAACACTGTCGGCCCGCAGGGGTTTGCTCTGGTCGTGAGCGGCGATGTTTCTACTAGCCTGCCCACGCCGACGGTCATATCGATCCTGCCGAACAGCGGGGCCGCCGAAACTGTCGTCGCGATTTCGGAGCTTCTGGGAACGAACTTCCAGTTGAGCGGGACGACGACCGTCAAGCTCAGGAAGATCGGCCAGCCGGATATCGTCGCCACCGGCGTAGTCGTCGTGAACAGCACCAAGATCAACTGCTCGTTTGACCTGACCGGCGTCGCTGAGATCGGCGCCTGGGACGTCGAGGTGACGAACCCCGACCTGCAAGTCGCGACCCTGGCCGATGGCTTCACAGTCACCGTCTCCTGCCTGAAGGCCGACGTGAACCACGACGGCCTGCTGGATGCCCGGGATATCAACCGCTTCACGGAAATTCTGGTCGAAGGCGAGGAAGTCGCCTTGGCGATCGCCATCGAAAAGTGCGCCGGCGACGTCGAGGGGACACCGGACAACCAGATTGATGAGGACGACATTCCGAACTTCGTGGATTGCCTCTTGTTGGAGGGCTGCCCCTAA
- the aat gene encoding leucyl/phenylalanyl-tRNA--protein transferase, with translation MARLSPELLISGYVQGAFPMGVAGQIRWFSPDPRAIIPLESFHASKTLLATVRRGVYEIRVDSAFAEVMRRCAERDEGSWITPSIHRSYGELHEAGLAHSVEAWRGGDLAGGLYGVALGGAFFGESMFHRHRDASKVALVALVQRLRERGYTLLDVQWSTDHLRRFGCVELPREEYLRRLAAALQQNCTFAPHSSSERA, from the coding sequence GTGGCGCGACTGAGCCCCGAGCTTCTCATCTCCGGCTATGTTCAAGGCGCCTTTCCGATGGGCGTGGCCGGGCAGATTCGGTGGTTTTCGCCGGACCCGCGGGCGATCATTCCGCTCGAATCCTTTCACGCCTCCAAGACGTTGCTGGCCACCGTGCGGCGCGGGGTCTATGAGATTCGCGTCGACTCCGCTTTCGCGGAAGTGATGCGGCGGTGCGCGGAACGCGACGAAGGCTCGTGGATCACACCGTCCATTCATCGCTCCTACGGCGAACTTCACGAGGCGGGCCTGGCGCACAGTGTCGAAGCCTGGCGCGGCGGCGATCTGGCCGGCGGTCTCTACGGGGTCGCCCTGGGCGGCGCCTTCTTCGGCGAGAGCATGTTTCATCGGCATCGCGACGCCAGCAAGGTTGCACTCGTCGCCCTGGTGCAGCGCTTGCGCGAGCGCGGCTATACGCTGTTGGATGTGCAATGGTCGACGGACCACCTCCGGCGGTTCGGTTGCGTGGAGTTGCCGAGAGAGGAATACTTGCGCAGACTGGCCGCTGCACTTCAACAGAATTGTACTTTTGCGCCGCATAGCAGCAGCGAACGCGCATAG
- a CDS encoding HU family DNA-binding protein: protein MANSKSMSKSALISHLAETNEMTRKQVIAFMEALVETAYKQAKNSFTIPGIGKLVLVNRKARMGRNPATGEAIKIPAKRVVKFRVAKAAKDAILTGRK, encoded by the coding sequence ATGGCAAACTCAAAATCCATGAGCAAATCCGCACTCATCAGCCACCTGGCCGAGACCAACGAAATGACGCGAAAGCAAGTGATCGCGTTCATGGAAGCGCTGGTCGAGACCGCCTACAAGCAGGCGAAGAACAGCTTCACGATTCCCGGCATCGGCAAGCTGGTCCTGGTGAATCGCAAGGCGCGAATGGGCCGCAACCCGGCGACGGGCGAAGCGATCAAGATCCCGGCGAAGCGCGTGGTCAAGTTCCGCGTCGCCAAGGCCGCGAAGGATGCGATCCTCACCGGCCGAAAGTAA
- a CDS encoding S41 family peptidase — MPKRNLAWILVIAMITLLMWQLPQTIAGRDAVYKAFGPLADVRAQIRKRYVDEVDDAEMTGAAVRAGIHAMVEGLNDPYAVYFNQAEYERFKRRADGLFGGIGVDVWAAPEGLEIINRAPKSPASEADLRPGDVITHIDGIAAKRLSIVDAVNNHLNGPPGSDITLIVIRPGESTPQASREITLQRATIDLDPVRGWSRDRTGDWRFMLDTENHIGYLRLTKFTHDVAQQMDARMERLLRGNLRGLILDLRENTGGLLDSARDVADRFLESGLIVRVAGRKVDEKSWFAMRDGTYPPFPMAVLINGSSASAAEIVAGALRDHQRAAVVGERSYGKGSVQEVVELDQKNGAIKLTTAYYYLPSGQCIHRTANSTATDRWGVEPTLPISLTPQEREKWLSKWRRIGREPVPESAPAGTDDTLEDLDHQAAANFVEGDLQLQGAMKYLQDHMTPKRPANSAAPANSASAS, encoded by the coding sequence ATGCCCAAACGCAATCTCGCATGGATTCTCGTCATTGCGATGATCACCCTCCTGATGTGGCAATTGCCGCAGACGATCGCCGGTCGCGACGCCGTGTACAAGGCCTTCGGTCCGCTTGCCGACGTTCGGGCCCAGATCCGCAAGCGTTACGTGGATGAGGTCGATGACGCCGAGATGACGGGCGCGGCCGTTCGCGCCGGAATCCACGCCATGGTGGAGGGGTTGAACGATCCCTACGCGGTTTATTTCAATCAGGCGGAATACGAGCGGTTCAAGAGACGGGCCGATGGCCTCTTCGGCGGGATCGGGGTGGATGTCTGGGCCGCACCGGAAGGCCTGGAGATCATCAACCGCGCGCCCAAGTCGCCGGCCTCGGAAGCGGACCTGCGGCCGGGAGACGTCATTACCCACATTGACGGCATCGCTGCAAAAAGGCTCTCCATCGTCGATGCGGTCAACAACCATCTGAACGGCCCGCCGGGCTCCGACATCACGCTCATTGTGATTCGACCGGGCGAATCGACCCCGCAGGCGTCGAGGGAGATCACGTTGCAGCGGGCCACCATCGACCTTGATCCCGTACGCGGTTGGTCGCGAGACCGCACCGGCGACTGGCGGTTCATGTTGGATACGGAGAACCATATTGGATACCTCCGCTTGACGAAATTCACCCATGACGTGGCCCAGCAAATGGACGCGCGCATGGAGCGGCTCCTGCGCGGAAACCTCCGCGGGCTCATCCTGGACCTCCGCGAAAACACCGGCGGGCTTCTGGACAGCGCCCGCGACGTGGCCGATCGATTCCTGGAAAGCGGGCTGATCGTCCGCGTGGCCGGCCGCAAGGTGGACGAGAAATCCTGGTTCGCGATGCGCGACGGCACCTACCCGCCGTTTCCCATGGCGGTGTTGATCAACGGCTCGTCGGCCAGCGCCGCCGAAATCGTCGCCGGGGCCCTGCGCGATCATCAGCGCGCGGCCGTCGTGGGCGAGCGCTCGTACGGGAAGGGGAGCGTGCAGGAAGTCGTGGAACTGGACCAGAAAAACGGCGCGATCAAGCTCACGACGGCCTATTATTATCTGCCGAGCGGCCAGTGCATCCATCGAACGGCGAACAGCACGGCGACGGATCGGTGGGGCGTCGAACCGACGCTGCCGATCTCGCTCACCCCGCAGGAACGAGAGAAATGGCTCTCCAAATGGCGCCGCATCGGACGCGAGCCGGTTCCCGAATCGGCTCCGGCGGGAACCGATGATACGCTGGAGGACTTGGATCACCAGGCCGCGGCGAACTTTGTGGAAGGCGATCTTCAATTGCAGGGGGCGATGAAGTACTTACAGGATCACATGACTCCGAAACGGCCCGCGAATTCCGCTGCGCCGGCGAATTCGGCATCGGCAAGCTGA
- the tsaD gene encoding tRNA (adenosine(37)-N6)-threonylcarbamoyltransferase complex transferase subunit TsaD, with protein sequence MTCLLGIETSCDETSVAVVEDGRNVRCNLIATQFDLHAKYGGVVPEIASRAHLQTLDLMVEEALRQASCSPGDMDAIAVTYAPGLIGSLLVGVTAAKTLAWCWNKPLVGVNHIHAHATSAAIDLDHDPWPAVALVVSGGHTSLYRVRDYDDITLLGATIDDAAGEAFDKVAMILNLGFPGGPIVDRRARAGDPEAVKLPRTLLKPGSLDFSFSGLKTAVLYHVHGPGQTSGGLERLGEQQVNDLCASFSAAVVDVLMEKTLMAVQQTGVRTVVVGGGVAANSMLRERLGDRCAAEGLSLHLTPMKYCTDNAAMIAALGHHRLQRGLTDDLLLSARANVGTA encoded by the coding sequence ATGACATGTCTACTGGGAATCGAAACGTCCTGCGATGAGACGTCCGTCGCGGTCGTGGAGGACGGCCGTAACGTCCGTTGCAACCTGATCGCCACGCAGTTTGATCTGCACGCGAAATACGGCGGCGTCGTTCCGGAGATCGCCTCGCGGGCCCACCTGCAAACGCTGGACCTGATGGTGGAGGAGGCCTTGCGCCAGGCATCGTGCAGTCCCGGCGATATGGATGCGATTGCCGTGACCTATGCGCCGGGCCTGATCGGTTCCCTGCTCGTCGGAGTGACCGCCGCAAAGACGCTGGCCTGGTGCTGGAATAAGCCCCTGGTCGGCGTTAACCACATTCACGCGCACGCCACGAGTGCGGCCATCGACCTTGATCACGATCCCTGGCCCGCGGTCGCCCTCGTCGTCTCGGGCGGACATACGTCGCTCTATCGGGTCCGTGATTACGACGACATCACGCTCCTCGGCGCGACCATTGACGACGCGGCCGGCGAGGCCTTTGACAAGGTCGCCATGATTCTGAACCTCGGCTTTCCCGGCGGCCCCATCGTCGATCGACGCGCCAGGGCGGGCGATCCCGAGGCGGTCAAGCTGCCGCGCACCCTCCTGAAACCCGGTTCGCTCGATTTCTCATTCAGCGGCCTGAAGACGGCGGTCCTTTATCACGTGCATGGGCCGGGTCAAACGAGCGGCGGGTTGGAGCGATTGGGCGAGCAGCAGGTGAACGACCTCTGCGCATCATTCTCCGCGGCCGTCGTAGATGTCCTGATGGAAAAGACGCTGATGGCCGTACAGCAGACCGGCGTTCGAACGGTTGTCGTCGGTGGGGGAGTGGCGGCGAACTCCATGCTCCGCGAACGGCTGGGCGATCGCTGCGCCGCCGAGGGGTTATCGCTTCATCTCACGCCGATGAAATACTGCACCGACAACGCCGCGATGATTGCGGCGCTCGGTCACCATCGTCTCCAGCGTGGACTGACCGATGATCTCTTGCTCTCTGCACGCGCCAATGTCGGAACTGCGTGA
- the pip gene encoding prolyl aminopeptidase, whose protein sequence is MRRIVAFTIVFFLAESTAISAGPGDGKPLNDYYPEIEPYLTGYLKVSDLHEIYYEESGNPSGLPVFMLHGGPGGGSYPELRRFHDPKKYHIVTYDQRGAGKSKPYCELKENDTPSLVEDIEKLRRLLRLEKIHLFGGSWGSTLALAYAEKYPKNVSSLVIRGIFTGAKREIDHFYHGPVGVYFPEVYERLQAVLPNPKRLDYPRQLLEMMTGKDEALRKKIIRAWAEYETKVGALEVSDEEVQESLESWDPASFSLIENHYMANQCFLEESQLLRDAGKLAGIPTVIVHGRYDVICAPRIAYELHKAIPGSRLVFVEAAGHGGGAQPMRSALIEAVRSSETMSTNK, encoded by the coding sequence ATGCGCAGAATCGTCGCGTTCACCATCGTCTTTTTTCTCGCAGAGAGCACCGCAATCAGCGCAGGGCCGGGAGACGGCAAGCCGCTGAACGACTACTACCCGGAAATTGAACCCTACCTGACCGGGTACCTGAAGGTCAGCGACCTTCACGAGATCTACTACGAAGAATCGGGAAACCCATCGGGTTTGCCGGTGTTCATGCTGCACGGCGGGCCGGGAGGCGGCAGCTATCCGGAACTGCGGCGTTTCCACGACCCCAAAAAGTATCACATTGTCACGTATGACCAGCGCGGAGCGGGCAAGAGTAAGCCGTACTGCGAGTTGAAAGAGAACGACACCCCCAGCCTGGTGGAAGACATCGAGAAGCTGCGCAGGCTTCTCAGGCTGGAAAAGATTCATCTCTTCGGGGGGTCGTGGGGCTCCACGCTGGCCCTGGCGTATGCGGAAAAATATCCGAAGAATGTGTCATCGCTGGTGATCCGGGGCATTTTTACCGGGGCAAAGCGAGAAATCGACCATTTCTATCATGGGCCGGTCGGAGTTTACTTTCCCGAGGTGTATGAAAGGCTTCAAGCGGTTCTGCCGAATCCGAAACGGCTCGACTATCCCCGGCAGCTCTTGGAGATGATGACGGGGAAGGACGAGGCGCTTCGTAAGAAGATCATTCGGGCCTGGGCCGAGTACGAAACCAAAGTGGGCGCCCTCGAGGTCAGCGACGAAGAAGTCCAGGAATCACTCGAAAGTTGGGACCCGGCCAGTTTTTCGCTGATTGAAAACCACTACATGGCGAATCAATGCTTTCTGGAGGAAAGCCAACTCCTGCGCGACGCGGGCAAGTTGGCCGGCATCCCGACGGTCATCGTCCACGGGCGTTACGATGTAATCTGCGCGCCGCGAATTGCGTACGAGCTACACAAGGCCATTCCGGGATCTCGACTGGTTTTCGTGGAGGCGGCCGGCCACGGGGGCGGCGCCCAGCCGATGCGCTCCGCACTGATAGAGGCTGTTCGCTCGTCGGAAACTATGTCCACGAATAAATGA
- a CDS encoding GNAT family N-acetyltransferase: MSTPEIDIRPATRSDVPLIFSFIRELAEYERLSQDVVSSEERVAQTLFGPKPAAEALIATVDQQPAGFAVYFQNYSTFAGRPGIYLEDLFVRPALRGKGIGRRLLARLATIARDRGCARLEWVVLDWNEPAIRFYETLGAKPLDGWRVFSLSGKAMDDLAG; encoded by the coding sequence ATGAGCACTCCGGAAATCGATATCCGTCCTGCCACCAGGAGCGACGTGCCGCTCATCTTCTCTTTCATCCGCGAGTTGGCAGAATACGAACGCCTTTCCCAGGATGTCGTCTCGTCGGAGGAGCGCGTCGCGCAAACGCTTTTCGGCCCCAAACCGGCGGCCGAGGCCCTAATCGCCACCGTGGACCAACAACCCGCCGGCTTTGCCGTCTATTTCCAGAATTATTCGACGTTCGCGGGCCGGCCGGGGATTTACCTGGAAGACCTCTTCGTTCGTCCCGCTCTTCGTGGAAAAGGCATCGGCCGTCGCCTTTTGGCCCGGCTGGCTACCATCGCGCGGGACCGGGGATGCGCACGCTTGGAATGGGTGGTCTTGGATTGGAACGAGCCGGCGATTCGATTCTACGAGACCCTCGGCGCCAAGCCGCTGGACGGGTGGCGCGTGTTCAGCCTGTCCGGAAAAGCAATGGACGATTTGGCGGGTTAG